The following proteins come from a genomic window of Salvia hispanica cultivar TCC Black 2014 chromosome 4, UniMelb_Shisp_WGS_1.0, whole genome shotgun sequence:
- the LOC125218052 gene encoding ankyrin repeat-containing protein ITN1-like: protein MVVEALEKKLYDAASKGDEATFSQLLPQDPYLVETLSFPSSINILHIATMHGHISMVEEVLKFNPRLVRISVSQKSSPLHIAAEAGHVEIASKLLRVAPQMCWLRDDQGMNPIHLAAMNGHVEIVQHILHESCLPAMERLDRGQTVLHLCVKHGQLRVLEVLGELVCAKDDDGETLLHLAVVRL, encoded by the exons ATGGTTGTAGAAGCACTAGAAAAGAAACTCTATGATGCTGCATCTAAAGGGGATGAAGCAACATTTTCACAACTTCTCCCACAAGATCCATATCTTGTTGAAACACTTTCATTTCCATCTTCAATAAATATTCTCCACATAGCAACAATGCATGGACATATATCCATGGTTGAAGAAGTGCTTAAGTTTAATCCGAGGCTAGTGCGGATTTCCGTCTCTCAAAAATCATCGCCTCTCCACATTGCAGCAGAAGCAGGGCACGTAGAGATTGCCTCGAAATTGCTAAGGGTAGCCCCGCAGATGTGCTGGTTGCGCGACGACCAAGGCATGAACCCGATTCATCTTGCAGCCATGAACGGGCATGTCGAGATTGTACAACATATCCTTCACGAGAGTTGTTTGCCTGCGATGGAGAGACTGGATCGCGGGCAGACTGTGCTGCATTTGTGTGTGAAGCATGGTCAGCTTAGGGTTTTGGAAGTTTTGGGAGAGCTTGTGTGTGCAAAGGATGATGATGGGGAGACATTATTACATTTGGCTGTTGTGAG ACTATAA